The following proteins are co-located in the Prionailurus viverrinus isolate Anna chromosome A1, UM_Priviv_1.0, whole genome shotgun sequence genome:
- the CA1H5orf47 gene encoding uncharacterized protein C5orf47 homolog, whose protein sequence is GSTGRGAGCSPEEPRAAARAGAELVPGPRAPAASPPAPASSARSCPRAAARAGLTQKNLAKQFDFPIPLNEAPKVMKKKKKVLVWNKVYKVISRMLEENEKYRLRLKYQQLSSESKLTQLIV, encoded by the exons GGGAGCACCGGGCGCGGGGCCGGCTGCAGCCCCGAGGAGCCGCGGGCGGCGGCCCGGGCCGGCGCGGAGCTGGTCCCCGGCCCCCGGGCTCCCGCGGCCTCCCCACCGGCGCCGGCGTCGAGCGCGCGGAGCTGTCCCCGGGCTGCGGCGCGAGCAG gtttaaCCCAGAAGAATTTAGCTAAACAGTTTGATTTCCCTATACCTTTGAATGAAGCTCCGAaagtaatgaagaaaaagaaaaag gttctCGTATGGAATAAAGTATACAAAGTCATTTCTAGAAtgcttgaagaaaatgaaaaatacagactCAGGCTGAAATACCAACAACTATCCAGTGAAAGCAAGTTAACACAGTTGATTGTATGA